Genomic DNA from Mycobacteroides chelonae CCUG 47445:
CAGATAAATCTGGCCGACCGACAGGTAGTTGGCTGCTCGCCAGTAGGAGTCGAGCTGACTGAGCTCCTCATCGGACAGCGCTGCTCTTGCTATCGCACTCGTCACAATCACTCCGTCTCTCCTGGCCGGTCCCAGGTCACCGCTTGCCTACCCGTTTCCCAGAGCGTCAAACGGGTATAGCTGCTGGATGTAGCCGGGGATCGGAGACGGGAATGGACAACACAGCGTCATCAGACTCGGATATGCAGGCAGATTTCACCAAGCTCATGGGCCAACTGGATCATCCGATGTACGTCGTGACTGTGCAGGGCGCAGAGGGGCCTTCGGGTTGCCTAGTCGGATTTGCGACGCAGATCAGTATGAATCCGCCGCTGTTTCTTGTCGGACTGTCGGACCAGAACCACACATGGCGGGTTTCGCAGGCAGCCAGCCATCTGGCAGTCCACGTGATGCCTCCGGCAGAGGGCTCGGTGGTGCGCCTTTTTGGCGAGGAGACCGGCGACAGCGTTGACAAATTCGCGAGGTGTTCTTGGCGTGAGGGCCCGCATAGCGCGGCGATACTCGACGCATCCTCGGCTTGGTTCGTGGGTGAGATTCTGGCGCGCATCGAGTTCGGCGACCACATCGGCCACGTGCTCTCACCTGTCGCCGTTATGCGGCCCGATGAGTTGCATGGCTACGTAACGTTGAGCGATGTCACGGGGCTCATCCCCGGCCACGAGGCCTGATGGCTTCGGTATTTCGTATCAAATATCCACTGCCCGTGTATAAGTCAGCCACGTAGAGCGTGGAGCCTGCTCCTGATCAGTGACTGGTCCGGTGCGCGTGAATTCGCCGTAGGGTGGTGCCTATCGCAATATCCGCTTAGTGTGGGGGAAGCAGATGTGGTGCGCATATGGTCCGCATGAGAGGACGCGGGCCCGCTGGCAGCGGAATGGCAGTGGCCCGCCATTGAATGCACGCGCAGCTCGCCGACGTGGTCGGCCAAATCAAACGAGCTGCGTCGTGGACAGCGTTGAGAGGGTTCATTACATGGAATGCCCTGTGGATGTTCCGGATACCGGGCGCCCGGTGGCTAAACCTAAACCGGGCGGCGGGGCCGACGACTATTCGGATGTTCCTGACATGTTCCTGGCCCTCGGTGGTATGCCATCCGACGGCGACGCGTATCACCGTGGCCGGGAGCAGATTGTTACCAGATGCCTGCCGCTGGCAGACAATGTCGCGCGCCATTTCGATCGCCGTGGCGTCGACCTCGAGGACCTGGTTCAAGTCGCGCGGGTCGGATTGATGAATGCGGTCAATCGCTTTGACCCTGACAAGGGTGCGAATTTCCTTGGTTTCGCTGTCCCCACCATGATGGGGGAGGTGCGTCGGTATTTCCGCGATCATGGGTGGTCGATGCATGTGCCGCGTGCGATCCGTGACAGGCATGTCCAGATTGCCAGGGCCACCGCGGAACTGACCCAGGCGCTGCAGCGTGCGCCCACAGCTAGCGAGTTGGCAGCGGAGATGGGGATCAGCCGTGAGGACGTCGTTGAGAGCCTGGTCGCGGCGGATGCCTATCAGCCGCAGTCGATCGAGGCGCCTCTGCCCCACGGAGATGACGAGTCCAGGCATGTAGGGGACCTGCTCGGTGGCATCGACCCGGCACTGGAACACGTCACCAATCGTGAGGCGGTACGCCCGCTGCTGGCTGGGTTGCCGCGTCGCGAGCGCACGGTCCTTGAACTTCGATTCTTCAAAGGCATGACCCAGAGTCAGATCGCCGACGAGATCGGCGTATCCCAGATGCATGTATCGCGGATACTCAGTGACACCCTGCGGCATCTCCGGGAACAGTTGCAGTAGGTCAAAAGCGTTTCGGTGGATTGAATGGCGTCTTCACCGGGTATGTGATGTCCAGCGCGGCATATTTGGAGGTGAGTCGTGGACGCACTTCGATTTGTACAACGCCTAGCAGGCTTCGTGCGGCGAGGCTATCCGCCGAATGCGCCCGTTGTCGGACACTGCCCACTTGTGGCGCTGATGCCGTGCACTGCCAACGCCGAGCGCGATCAGGCTCACGATCGTCATAATTAGCTTTACAGCGTAAACACCTGACAATGCTGGCTGCCTATGTTTGCGATAGGGCATCTAGGCAGCTAGAAGCATTGTGCACGAACGTGAGTCGGCGTAGCGTCGTTATCAGGTTGAGTCCACAGCCGCGCAGGATCTGTAGATGCCAGTGCAGTGTCGGGCTTCTATATCGGGCTTGCAGCCTGGTGTCTCCGATCCGAAGAATGCACACTTCGATCGATGGAGTCATACATGTCTATCATTGACCAAAATGCATCACGTTTCGCGGCTCGAACCAAAACCGGTGTTATTTCCCTGTTTTCATCAATGGATGACACTGCGCGGTTCACGGCTCACTGGCACCGTCCATCTGCAATCCTCGTGCGCGTCACGGGCGAGATCGACGCGGTCAACGCCAGCCACCTCTCGGAGTATGCGACGCGCTATCTCGATGGGCACCGCGCTTTGGTGCTCGATCTCGAAGGTCTGCGGTTCTTCGGAACCGACGGCTTGGTGGCACTCGACGAGATACGCCGCCACTGTGCGATAGAAGGGATCGACTGGTCGGTGATTCCCGGACGTGCTGTCGCCAAACTGCTTGACATCAGCGGGGACAGCAGCACTTTCCCGCTGAGCGATTCGATGCCTGAGGTGTGGAGTAAGTTGGCGCTGTAGCCGAAAAGCATTGTCTCAGCCAGAGTTAACCATGAGCCACGTGTACTGCGGCAGTGGTGCGCCGCCCTGTGCTCATCGTTACGCCGACGACACGACCAGGCTCGTCGGCCGAGCGGTCTCGTTCAAAAACTTCGATATGGTCTACCAGCGATCTGAGGACATGCCAGCTGAAGCTATCGAGCGGAAACACATCCCCGGGCAGGCATTGCGTAAACGCCACGATGCCCAGACAATCTGAATGAAAATCCAACCGAACGGTGAGTGTGGCCTCGGATACCGACGCCCGGATCAGCCGGGTGCACGCT
This window encodes:
- a CDS encoding flavin reductase family protein; amino-acid sequence: MDNTASSDSDMQADFTKLMGQLDHPMYVVTVQGAEGPSGCLVGFATQISMNPPLFLVGLSDQNHTWRVSQAASHLAVHVMPPAEGSVVRLFGEETGDSVDKFARCSWREGPHSAAILDASSAWFVGEILARIEFGDHIGHVLSPVAVMRPDELHGYVTLSDVTGLIPGHEA
- a CDS encoding SigB/SigF/SigG family RNA polymerase sigma factor, coding for MECPVDVPDTGRPVAKPKPGGGADDYSDVPDMFLALGGMPSDGDAYHRGREQIVTRCLPLADNVARHFDRRGVDLEDLVQVARVGLMNAVNRFDPDKGANFLGFAVPTMMGEVRRYFRDHGWSMHVPRAIRDRHVQIARATAELTQALQRAPTASELAAEMGISREDVVESLVAADAYQPQSIEAPLPHGDDESRHVGDLLGGIDPALEHVTNREAVRPLLAGLPRRERTVLELRFFKGMTQSQIADEIGVSQMHVSRILSDTLRHLREQLQ
- a CDS encoding anti-sigma factor; the encoded protein is MDAERARAGVGCAPMIQVISNAENVGRDMTETDATESGSHAGDRSLTFQIAARLDNLAMIRTVVGAAATFDDVDMDTVADLKLATDEACTRLIRASVSEATLTVRLDFHSDCLGIVAFTQCLPGDVFPLDSFSWHVLRSLVDHIEVFERDRSADEPGRVVGVTMSTGRRTTAAVHVAHG
- a CDS encoding STAS domain-containing protein: MSIIDQNASRFAARTKTGVISLFSSMDDTARFTAHWHRPSAILVRVTGEIDAVNASHLSEYATRYLDGHRALVLDLEGLRFFGTDGLVALDEIRRHCAIEGIDWSVIPGRAVAKLLDISGDSSTFPLSDSMPEVWSKLAL